The Mesorhizobium sp. M1D.F.Ca.ET.043.01.1.1 genome contains a region encoding:
- the argF gene encoding ornithine carbamoyltransferase, whose translation MSVRHFTDLSAVSAGDLRIMLDDAVARKTRLKAGERSKPLEGKVLAMIFDKPSTRTRVSFDVGMRQLGGETIMLTGTEMQLGRSETIADTAKVLSRYVDAIMIRTTSHDRLLELTENATVPVINGLTDDTHPCQLMADIMTYEEHRGPVAGKTFAWTGDGNNVLHSLLEASARFRFNLNVAVPEGSEPFEKYVDWSKANGGKVRFARTAEEAVDQADCVVTDSWVSMGQEHRARGHNVFLPYQVNAALMARAKSDALFMHCLPAHRGEEVTDEVIDGPHSVVFDEAENRLHAQKAVLAWCLGA comes from the coding sequence ATGAGCGTTCGCCACTTCACCGACCTGTCCGCCGTTTCCGCGGGCGACCTGCGCATCATGCTGGACGATGCGGTGGCGCGAAAGACCAGGCTCAAGGCCGGCGAGCGTTCGAAGCCGCTCGAAGGCAAGGTCCTGGCGATGATCTTCGACAAGCCGTCGACGCGCACGCGCGTTTCCTTCGACGTCGGCATGCGCCAGCTCGGCGGCGAGACCATCATGCTGACGGGCACCGAGATGCAGCTCGGCCGTTCCGAAACCATCGCCGACACGGCGAAGGTGCTGTCGCGCTATGTCGATGCCATCATGATCCGCACCACTTCGCATGACCGGCTGCTGGAGTTGACCGAGAACGCCACCGTGCCGGTGATCAACGGGCTGACCGACGATACCCATCCCTGCCAGTTGATGGCCGATATCATGACCTACGAGGAGCACCGCGGCCCGGTGGCCGGCAAGACCTTCGCCTGGACCGGCGACGGCAACAATGTGCTGCATTCGCTCCTAGAGGCTTCGGCGCGGTTCCGCTTCAATCTCAATGTCGCGGTGCCCGAAGGCAGCGAGCCGTTCGAGAAATATGTCGACTGGTCGAAGGCCAATGGCGGCAAGGTCAGGTTTGCCCGCACTGCCGAGGAGGCCGTCGACCAGGCGGATTGCGTCGTGACCGACAGCTGGGTGTCGATGGGCCAGGAACATCGCGCCCGCGGCCACAACGTCTTCCTGCCCTACCAGGTCAATGCCGCGCTGATGGCCAGGGCGAAGTCCGATGCGCTGTTCATGCACTGCCTGCCGGCGCATCGCGGCGAGGAGGTCACCGACGAGGTCATCGACGGGCCGCATTCGGTGGTGTTCGACGAGGCCGAGAACCGGCTGCACGCCCAGAAGGCGGTGCTGGCCTGGTGCCTGGGCGCTTGA
- the apaG gene encoding Co2+/Mg2+ efflux protein ApaG, with translation MYRAVTRNIEVQVRPFYLEDRSDPSENRYVWGYQVTIDNRSDEFVQLLSRYWHITDGRGRVEEVRGAGVVGDQPELNPGDSYQYTSGCPLSTPSGIMVGHYTMRNGRGETFDVAIPAFSLDMPGTRRTVN, from the coding sequence ATGTATCGCGCCGTCACGCGCAACATCGAAGTGCAGGTCAGGCCGTTCTACCTGGAGGACCGTTCGGACCCGTCCGAGAACCGCTATGTTTGGGGCTACCAGGTGACGATCGACAACCGTTCGGACGAGTTCGTGCAGCTTCTGTCGCGCTACTGGCACATCACCGACGGACGCGGACGCGTCGAGGAAGTGCGCGGCGCGGGCGTCGTCGGCGACCAGCCGGAGCTCAATCCCGGCGACAGCTATCAGTATACGTCGGGATGCCCGCTCTCGACGCCGTCCGGCATCATGGTCGGCCACTACACGATGCGCAACGGGCGCGGCGAGACGTTCGACGTCGCCATCCCCGCCTTCTCCCTCGACATGCCGGGGACAAGGCGCACGGTGAACTAA
- a CDS encoding Hsp33 family molecular chaperone translates to MDAPWSFVMLETRPLAEHQPKLGEFGFAGDDHVVPYEVAPLDVRGRTVQLGPMLDAILSRHDYPEPVARLLAEACVLTVLLGTSLKFEGKFILQTRTDGPVDMLVADFTTPHALRAYARFDADRLQALIAAGETSQQALLGNGVLALTIDQGAHTQRYQGIVQLDGTTLEDAARTYFRQSEQIPTEIKMSVAKLVTPGPAGAREQWRAGGILAQFLPQAPERMRIPDISGGDGDDREVTDHPADNSWQELLALLGTIEPTELIDPTVGAERLLYRLFHEHGVRVFRSVPVDDQCSCSREKIRGILEGFSAEEIKDSTEDGGIHVACEFCSTQYDFDPMEFAGE, encoded by the coding sequence ATGGACGCGCCCTGGAGCTTTGTCATGCTGGAAACCCGTCCATTGGCTGAACATCAACCCAAACTCGGTGAATTCGGCTTCGCCGGCGACGATCATGTCGTGCCATACGAAGTGGCGCCGCTCGACGTGCGCGGCCGCACCGTGCAGCTCGGGCCGATGCTCGACGCTATCCTCAGCCGCCACGACTATCCCGAACCGGTCGCACGGTTGCTGGCGGAAGCCTGCGTGCTCACCGTGCTGCTCGGCACGTCGCTAAAGTTCGAGGGCAAGTTCATCCTGCAGACCCGCACCGACGGTCCGGTCGATATGCTGGTGGCCGATTTCACCACGCCGCATGCGCTGCGCGCCTATGCGCGTTTCGACGCCGACCGCCTGCAGGCGCTGATCGCCGCCGGCGAAACCTCGCAGCAGGCGTTGCTCGGCAACGGCGTCCTGGCTTTGACCATCGACCAGGGCGCGCATACGCAGCGCTATCAGGGCATCGTCCAGCTCGATGGCACCACGCTGGAGGATGCCGCGCGCACCTATTTCCGCCAGTCGGAGCAGATTCCGACCGAGATCAAGATGTCGGTCGCCAAGCTGGTGACGCCCGGCCCGGCCGGAGCGCGCGAGCAGTGGCGCGCCGGCGGCATCCTGGCGCAGTTTCTGCCGCAGGCGCCCGAGCGCATGCGCATTCCCGACATTTCGGGCGGCGACGGCGACGACCGCGAGGTGACCGACCATCCGGCCGACAATTCCTGGCAGGAATTGCTGGCGCTGCTCGGCACCATCGAGCCGACGGAACTGATCGACCCGACGGTGGGTGCCGAGCGGCTGCTTTACCGGCTGTTCCACGAGCATGGCGTGCGCGTCTTCCGCAGCGTGCCGGTGGACGACCAGTGCTCCTGCTCGCGCGAGAAGATCCGCGGCATCCTCGAAGGCTTCTCGGCCGAGGAGATCAAGGACTCGACCGAGGACGGCGGCATCCATGTAGCCTGCGAATTCTGCTCGACGCAGTACGACTTCGACCCGATGGAGTTCGCGGGCGAGTGA